In Bacillus spongiae, a single genomic region encodes these proteins:
- a CDS encoding threonine/serine exporter family protein, whose amino-acid sequence MFYIEQLVTSFIASAAFGVIFNAPKESLVKGGFVGAFGWMIYTMLSLFEMDDVLATLIATFFIAVMSQVFARRYRTPVIIFSVAGIIPLVPGGLAYDAMRRFVLNDYDTAITLAAKALMISGSIAIGLVFSEVVNQMIRQSKFKHSRP is encoded by the coding sequence TTGTTTTACATTGAACAGCTTGTGACAAGTTTTATTGCATCAGCAGCTTTTGGTGTTATTTTTAATGCGCCAAAGGAATCTTTAGTTAAGGGTGGGTTTGTTGGGGCATTTGGTTGGATGATTTACACCATGTTGTCCTTGTTTGAAATGGATGATGTCCTTGCGACACTCATTGCCACGTTTTTTATAGCTGTCATGAGTCAAGTGTTTGCTAGAAGGTATCGAACACCCGTTATTATTTTTAGTGTCGCAGGAATCATTCCGTTAGTACCAGGAGGGCTCGCTTATGATGCGATGAGACGATTCGTGCTGAATGATTACGATACAGCAATTACGCTAGCGGCTAAAGCTTTAATGATTTCAGGCTCAATTGCGATAGGTCTTGTATTCTCTGAAGTTGTAAATCAGATGATTCGCCAGTCAAAATTTAAACATAGTCGACCATAA
- a CDS encoding esterase/lipase family protein — protein MLSAKKEATPLIFVPGLFGSMSENIIQGTGKWHFGIASIVYDPFITALEQALGYQKDVDLFIAYYDWRKKVRVSFKEYLMKTIKKVKKQTNHKKVNIVAHSMGGLLTRAYIESRVYEKDIHQVILIGTPNSGCPPHYMYWTSGEKLAPSEPTLTPLFMNAYLYLFSYLYETDITSTIHQQFKGLRDLIPSEDYGNYLLKKGTLHWHWSNISNMKTKNEFLNSLNKDARLLKKRKVKLSLIAGIGQQTINGLKVISTSSKRGDGEVIGTLSTELGDGNTTVRSVFSIPGETYLLEGNHQSILLQSIPLLQTILGKKTTLQVDVPFIPEKDYLIMIVKGQGHLAVKNPLYQRTLANHTHFVLSHKAEAHVFHSHQKQTIDICKIHFNKKEPTTLHVDEKEQVEL, from the coding sequence ATGTTATCAGCGAAAAAGGAAGCCACTCCGTTGATTTTTGTCCCTGGCCTTTTCGGTTCAATGAGTGAAAACATTATTCAAGGGACAGGAAAATGGCATTTCGGTATCGCAAGTATTGTGTACGACCCCTTTATTACCGCGCTAGAACAAGCACTTGGTTATCAGAAAGATGTAGATTTATTTATCGCTTATTATGATTGGCGAAAAAAAGTGAGAGTTTCATTTAAAGAGTATTTAATGAAAACGATTAAGAAGGTAAAAAAACAAACAAACCATAAAAAAGTAAATATCGTTGCTCATAGTATGGGCGGTTTACTTACGAGAGCATATATCGAAAGCCGTGTTTACGAAAAAGACATTCATCAAGTTATTTTAATTGGAACACCAAACAGCGGCTGCCCGCCTCACTATATGTATTGGACGAGTGGAGAAAAACTAGCCCCCTCTGAACCGACACTTACTCCTTTATTTATGAATGCCTACCTCTATCTCTTTTCTTACCTTTATGAAACAGACATCACTTCAACAATTCATCAACAATTTAAAGGCCTTCGCGACCTCATTCCTAGTGAAGACTATGGAAACTATTTACTAAAAAAAGGCACCCTCCATTGGCATTGGAGCAATATCTCCAACATGAAGACAAAAAATGAATTTCTCAATTCATTAAATAAAGATGCACGACTATTGAAGAAAAGAAAGGTAAAACTATCACTAATTGCTGGAATTGGACAACAAACCATCAATGGGTTAAAAGTAATTTCAACCTCTTCTAAACGTGGTGACGGTGAAGTGATAGGGACGCTTTCTACAGAGCTCGGTGATGGAAACACAACTGTTCGGAGCGTTTTTTCAATACCAGGCGAAACGTACCTACTTGAAGGAAACCATCAAAGTATTCTCTTGCAAAGTATCCCCCTGTTACAAACGATATTAGGCAAAAAAACAACTTTACAAGTAGATGTTCCTTTTATACCGGAGAAAGACTACCTTATCATGATCGTAAAGGGTCAAGGACATCTCGCCGTGAAAAATCCCCTTTATCAAAGGACTTTGGCAAATCACACTCACTTTGTACTTAGTCACAAAGCGGAAGCGCATGTTTTTCACTCTCACCAAAAGCAGACTATCGATATATGTAAAATCCATTTCAATAAAAAAGAACCAACCACACTTCACGTAGATGAAAAAGAGCAGGTGGAACTGTAA
- a CDS encoding HAMP domain-containing sensor histidine kinase: MIRNREIQLLLMVMCSVSIIAIIIAAILSPIFAWLMFIVSIILIGCCFVFTWWRYRELATLSGYLRQISSGDYTLDVRDNREGELSILKDNIYKMTRKLSEQSAVLQQEKLQLTNAISDISHQLKTPLTSMTVMTDLISDVNLPEERRIEFTRNIEVQLERIEWLVSSLLKLSKIDAGTVIFKKNEVIVDELIRHALQPVLITMEIKEQTVSIEGNERVSFYGDFNWTAEALINILKNCVEHTMEGGKIEISFSENVLFTEITISDNGKGISKEDLPYIFKRFYRGKNANDDSVGIGLAMAQSIVTSQNGTIEVESGEEQGTQFRLKFYKSIHG; the protein is encoded by the coding sequence ATGATTCGAAATCGAGAAATCCAGCTTTTACTTATGGTTATGTGTTCTGTCAGTATTATAGCTATCATTATTGCTGCTATTCTTTCACCTATTTTCGCATGGCTGATGTTCATTGTGTCTATTATCTTAATTGGATGTTGCTTTGTCTTTACATGGTGGCGGTATCGCGAATTAGCTACATTATCTGGTTATTTACGCCAAATTAGTAGTGGTGATTACACATTGGATGTTCGAGATAATCGTGAAGGTGAGCTAAGTATTCTAAAAGATAATATTTATAAAATGACGAGAAAACTATCAGAACAGAGTGCTGTTTTACAGCAAGAAAAGTTGCAACTTACAAACGCCATTTCAGATATATCTCATCAACTTAAAACACCGCTTACCTCAATGACTGTGATGACTGATTTAATTAGTGATGTCAATCTTCCCGAGGAAAGAAGAATAGAATTTACCCGCAATATTGAGGTTCAGCTCGAGCGTATTGAATGGCTTGTGTCCTCTTTATTAAAACTATCGAAAATCGACGCAGGAACGGTGATATTTAAGAAAAACGAAGTCATCGTTGATGAGCTCATTCGACATGCTCTACAACCGGTTTTAATCACGATGGAAATTAAAGAACAAACTGTTTCTATTGAAGGCAATGAAAGGGTCTCTTTCTACGGTGATTTTAATTGGACTGCAGAAGCTTTAATAAATATTTTAAAAAACTGTGTAGAACATACGATGGAGGGGGGGAAGATTGAGATTTCTTTCTCAGAAAATGTTCTCTTTACGGAAATAACGATTTCGGATAATGGAAAAGGAATTTCAAAGGAAGACCTTCCCTACATTTTTAAACGATTTTATCGAGGAAAGAATGCTAATGATGATAGCGTAGGGATTGGCCTCGCTATGGCTCAAAGTATTGTCACTAGCCAAAATGGAACGATTGAAGTGGAAAGTGGAGAGGAGCAGGGGACCCAATTTCGACTAAAGTTTTATAAGAGTATTCATGGCTAA
- a CDS encoding ABC transporter ATP-binding protein, whose translation MEIVKINQLSKIYGKDETSVKALDNVSFSIKKGEFVAIIGPSGSGKSTLMHMLGGVDRPTSGTVKINDTDIYDLNETQLAIFRRRQIGLIYQFYNLIPTLTVEENMTLPLLLDGHKVDQQRLSDIVTTLNLQKRLHHLPNQLSGGQQQRVSIGRALISQPALMLADEPTGNLDSKNSREIMDLLLAFNKSYQQTLVLITHDERIALQADRIITIEDGKIAKDEEV comes from the coding sequence ATGGAAATAGTGAAAATAAATCAACTATCTAAAATATATGGAAAAGATGAAACGAGCGTGAAGGCACTTGATAATGTGTCGTTTTCAATAAAAAAAGGAGAATTTGTGGCAATAATCGGCCCGTCGGGTTCGGGGAAATCTACGCTTATGCATATGCTAGGCGGCGTAGATCGACCAACGAGTGGAACTGTAAAAATAAATGATACTGACATATACGACCTAAATGAAACACAGCTAGCTATCTTTAGACGTAGACAAATCGGGTTAATTTATCAGTTTTATAATTTAATTCCAACTTTAACAGTAGAAGAAAATATGACACTACCGTTGTTACTTGATGGCCATAAAGTGGATCAACAACGACTTTCTGACATTGTCACAACGTTAAATTTACAAAAACGATTACACCATCTACCAAACCAACTGTCAGGAGGCCAACAGCAACGTGTGTCAATTGGAAGGGCATTGATTAGTCAGCCTGCTTTAATGCTTGCGGATGAACCGACAGGGAATCTTGATAGTAAAAATAGTCGAGAAATTATGGACTTATTATTGGCGTTTAATAAATCCTATCAACAGACGTTAGTGTTGATTACCCATGATGAACGGATTGCGCTTCAAGCAGATCGAATTATTACCATTGAAGACGGAAAAATAGCTAAAGATGAGGAGGTTTGA
- a CDS encoding threonine/serine exporter family protein: MELEQDRELIDDVMKVCLLAGKLMLMSGAETYRVEDTMIRIAAAYGMDQSHSYVTPTGIIFSLEGLETTETKLIRIVERSTDLKQVTVVNSISRQISGGEMTVSQAYERLKEVEQKRQTFSLPIQTVAAAVIGGCFVIMFQGNWHDFIPAFLAGGVGFYSFMSIHKVIEIKFFAEFLASVFIGLLANVFVLTGIGQELDKIIIGSVMPLVPGLLITNAVRDLMAGHLVSGLSKGAEAFLTAFAIGSGIAVVFTIM; the protein is encoded by the coding sequence ATGGAGTTGGAGCAAGATAGAGAATTGATAGATGATGTGATGAAAGTATGTCTATTGGCAGGAAAGCTGATGCTGATGAGTGGAGCAGAAACGTATCGGGTGGAGGATACGATGATTAGAATTGCCGCAGCCTATGGGATGGATCAGTCCCATAGTTATGTTACCCCAACGGGCATTATTTTTTCCCTCGAGGGATTGGAAACGACAGAAACGAAATTGATTCGAATTGTGGAACGCTCGACAGATTTAAAGCAAGTAACGGTAGTTAATTCAATATCTCGTCAAATAAGTGGTGGTGAAATGACTGTCAGTCAGGCTTACGAAAGACTAAAAGAGGTAGAACAGAAAAGACAAACCTTTTCGCTTCCTATTCAAACAGTTGCAGCGGCCGTTATTGGTGGTTGTTTTGTTATTATGTTTCAAGGGAATTGGCATGATTTTATTCCTGCTTTCCTTGCTGGTGGTGTGGGTTTCTATAGCTTTATGTCCATTCATAAAGTAATCGAGATTAAGTTTTTTGCTGAATTTCTAGCCTCTGTCTTTATCGGATTATTAGCCAATGTTTTCGTTTTGACGGGTATTGGGCAAGAACTAGACAAGATTATCATTGGTTCGGTCATGCCACTTGTTCCTGGACTACTCATTACGAATGCGGTGAGGGATTTAATGGCCGGTCATTTAGTCTCAGGATTATCAAAAGGGGCGGAAGCCTTTTTAACAGCTTTTGCGATCGGTTCGGGCATTGCTGTCGTATTTACCATTATGTGA
- a CDS encoding ABC transporter permease, whose protein sequence is MHIINKLTVRHLKENKKRTLVTMVGVVIAVAMLTAVATIGFSFIDLAKRQSIINNGEWHVQYENVNKAQLGGILNDDNTESVVISRDVGYASLQNSQNKKKPYLFITEYNSEEFEKFPIELSEGRLPQSPNEVVLSEEIAENGKVEYIIGDTLSLGVGDRVVSGTNNEYKLLQSSPFGNEPEDLKTKTTSEYTVVGFIKRPTWEPSSAPGYTIISYIDEGLIKENDIVTASVLVKEVDKSIYGNANALAEKNNIEVLNFNNSLLRFYGVTDDAALQLSVLLVIVIMIGVIMIGSIALIYNAFAISVSERTRHLGMLSSVGATKRQKRNSVLFEGALIGIISIPIGLISGLIGIGITFYFINSIISDISEFSEQLTVVVTPLSIFVALAVSVLTIFISTYIPAKKASRISAIDAIRQASDVKLSGKAVKTSKLIRKLFGFEAEIGLKNLKRNKRKYRATIFSLVISIVLFLTVSFFNDDLKKSLGGQGIDYDIRLEYYEENDSYIQKVDAMNEVTEYSELQRIYGSASIDISKVPNEILEASSGNTSKQFNYSLNVIALDDKDLMEYANDVGANYEGLQSTDRVSGIIINSSVGEIDEKQVQSKTMNAEAGDRFSIKMGGENSPSTEITIAALTDQLPLGVNFSSMGELQVIVSKASFNELYNMHGETIFKKHELFLKSKEPMATQYELEPFIESSTMLNNVYEERVRAEQLQLILSIFTYGFIVLITLISVTNILNTISTSVSLRKREFAMLKSVGISPKGFNKMIQYESIFYGLKALLYGIPISILFMYLIHLSWMNKFVFEFEIPFTRILFVIAVVLIIVTALMRYSSAKIKKENIIEALKQENI, encoded by the coding sequence ATGCATATTATTAATAAGCTGACTGTCAGGCATTTAAAAGAAAATAAAAAACGAACGCTCGTGACGATGGTTGGTGTTGTGATAGCGGTTGCTATGCTGACAGCGGTTGCCACAATCGGATTTTCCTTTATCGATTTAGCTAAAAGGCAATCCATCATAAACAATGGAGAATGGCATGTGCAGTATGAGAATGTCAATAAAGCACAACTTGGAGGAATCTTAAACGATGATAATACAGAATCTGTCGTCATTTCAAGAGATGTAGGCTATGCTTCACTACAAAACAGTCAGAATAAAAAGAAGCCCTACTTGTTTATAACAGAGTACAATTCTGAGGAATTTGAAAAATTTCCAATCGAATTAAGTGAAGGGAGATTACCACAATCACCAAATGAAGTCGTTTTATCAGAGGAAATAGCAGAAAACGGTAAGGTAGAGTATATAATCGGAGATACGTTGTCATTAGGGGTAGGTGACCGCGTAGTAAGCGGAACTAACAATGAGTATAAACTACTTCAAAGCAGCCCATTTGGAAATGAACCAGAAGATTTAAAAACCAAAACAACTAGTGAGTATACAGTTGTTGGCTTTATTAAGCGTCCCACATGGGAACCATCAAGTGCACCAGGCTATACGATAATTTCTTATATTGACGAAGGGCTGATTAAGGAGAATGATATCGTTACTGCATCTGTTTTAGTAAAGGAAGTAGACAAGTCAATCTACGGCAATGCAAATGCTTTAGCTGAAAAAAACAACATTGAAGTCCTTAATTTTAATAATTCGTTGCTTCGTTTTTATGGTGTGACAGATGATGCAGCCCTACAGTTATCGGTACTATTAGTTATTGTCATTATGATCGGTGTCATTATGATTGGGTCCATTGCTCTTATATATAATGCTTTTGCTATTTCTGTCTCGGAGCGTACACGTCATTTAGGGATGCTTTCAAGTGTAGGAGCAACGAAACGGCAGAAACGAAATTCAGTCTTATTCGAAGGAGCATTGATTGGCATAATAAGTATTCCAATTGGTCTTATTAGTGGGCTAATAGGTATAGGCATTACCTTTTATTTTATCAATTCTATAATTAGCGATATATCTGAGTTTTCCGAGCAGCTAACGGTGGTTGTTACACCTCTTTCGATTTTTGTTGCCCTAGCCGTATCGGTGTTAACCATTTTTATTTCTACGTATATTCCTGCTAAAAAGGCATCAAGGATTTCAGCCATAGATGCTATTCGACAAGCGTCCGATGTAAAATTGTCAGGAAAAGCGGTTAAAACATCAAAACTTATTCGAAAGCTTTTTGGATTTGAAGCGGAAATAGGCTTAAAAAACTTAAAAAGAAATAAGCGAAAGTACCGTGCCACAATATTTTCACTTGTTATTAGCATCGTTCTCTTTTTAACGGTTTCGTTCTTCAATGATGATTTAAAGAAATCATTGGGAGGACAAGGCATAGATTATGATATTAGACTTGAATATTACGAAGAAAATGATTCCTATATTCAAAAGGTTGATGCAATGAACGAAGTAACGGAATATTCAGAGCTTCAAAGGATCTATGGAAGTGCCTCTATTGATATTAGTAAAGTTCCAAATGAGATACTAGAAGCGAGCAGTGGCAATACTTCTAAACAGTTCAACTACAGTTTAAATGTAATTGCTTTAGACGATAAAGACTTGATGGAATATGCAAATGACGTAGGGGCTAATTATGAAGGGCTACAAAGCACCGATCGTGTATCAGGGATTATCATTAATAGTAGTGTAGGTGAGATTGATGAGAAGCAAGTTCAATCCAAAACAATGAATGCAGAAGCTGGAGATCGTTTCTCCATTAAAATGGGAGGAGAAAATAGTCCGTCTACGGAAATCACAATTGCTGCCTTGACAGACCAATTACCTCTTGGCGTAAACTTTAGCAGTATGGGTGAGTTACAGGTGATTGTATCGAAAGCTTCATTCAATGAACTATATAATATGCACGGAGAAACTATATTTAAAAAACATGAACTTTTCTTAAAAAGTAAGGAGCCAATGGCAACTCAATACGAACTGGAACCATTTATTGAGTCAAGTACGATGTTAAATAATGTATACGAAGAAAGAGTGAGGGCAGAGCAGCTTCAATTAATCCTATCGATTTTCACGTATGGCTTTATCGTATTAATTACTTTAATTTCAGTAACAAATATTCTTAATACGATATCGACAAGCGTTTCCTTGCGAAAACGGGAGTTTGCGATGTTAAAATCTGTTGGAATAAGCCCGAAAGGCTTTAATAAAATGATCCAATATGAAAGCATCTTTTATGGACTAAAGGCATTGTTGTATGGAATTCCGATTAGCATTCTTTTCATGTATCTTATTCATTTATCTTGGATGAATAAATTTGTCTTTGAATTTGAAATTCCATTCACTAGAATACTATTCGTCATTGCTGTTGTTCTCATCATTGTCACGGCGCTTATGCGATATTCTAGCGCGAAAATTAAAAAAGAAAATATTATTGAAGCGTTAAAGCAGGAGAATATTTAA
- a CDS encoding FtsX-like permease family protein, with product MNIVNKLTVRHLKKNKKRTLVTMIGVIISVAMLTAVATIGFSFLDLLQRQTIADEGEWHVQYEDVNKDQLEAIQKDDATGTVEIERDRGFAYLEGSQNPNRPYLFIKEYNAQNSKKFPVELSEGRLPKTANEVVLSEEIVTNAKVKYEIGDKLTLDVGNRVVTNSENGEMMEGFSQFGSLSRDQNGEINEEINKQITLEYTVVGFIKRPNWEPSSAGYTIISYLDETMVGENDVVNASVILKEVDQSLYTHAEALAKTNNIQSVYYHNSLLQYYGVTDDDPLQGTLLTFFSILMSVIMIGSVSLIYNAFAISVSERTRHLGMLSSVGATGKQKRNSVFFEGALIGLISIPLGIVGGLAGIGVTFWVINSLFQEAFEVTESLKVTVTPLTLLITSILSVLTIFISTYLPARKAAKISAIDAIRQATEVKLTGKTVKTSKLIRKLFGFEAEVGLKNLKRNKRKYQATVFSLVISIVLFLTVSFFTDNLKKSVELTQEGIQYDIVVHGIQDKQLAEQLVKAAGSMDEVTEYYPVTSLSGRALIDQSELNDELKNQVKNDPSILQNGHYSYFLKLIALDEETLKAYAKDVGLDYETLQSTENIAGIVINRSFEIFNDNRIESETIQTAVGEKIDINTRVNIDPSVEQNNSHMQTVEIAAKTDQLPVGVSTGGFSDLNVVVSKAALAQLYSENEEEEQFINTQLFINSKDPLATQYELEAIDPLLFVSNEHQYRQQEENMILIISVFTYGFIVLITLISVANIFNTISTSISLRKREFAMLKSVGMTPKGFNKMIRYESIFYGLKSLLYGLPISLIILYLMHRSLMNSFTFDLTLPWARILFVIAVVLLIVGGLMQYSSAKIKKENIIDALKQENI from the coding sequence ATGAATATTGTTAATAAGTTAACGGTCAGACATTTAAAGAAAAATAAAAAACGTACGCTTGTAACAATGATAGGTGTTATCATATCCGTTGCCATGCTAACAGCGGTTGCGACGATTGGCTTTTCCTTTTTAGACTTATTACAAAGGCAAACAATCGCTGACGAGGGAGAATGGCATGTTCAGTATGAAGATGTAAACAAAGACCAACTTGAAGCCATCCAAAAGGATGATGCTACGGGTACTGTAGAAATTGAAAGAGATCGTGGCTTTGCTTACTTAGAAGGAAGTCAAAATCCCAATAGACCGTACTTGTTTATAAAAGAATATAATGCGCAAAATTCTAAGAAATTTCCCGTTGAATTAAGTGAGGGACGATTACCGAAAACAGCGAATGAAGTGGTGTTGTCAGAAGAAATAGTGACAAATGCCAAGGTGAAATATGAGATAGGTGACAAATTAACGCTAGATGTAGGAAATCGTGTTGTCACTAATTCAGAAAATGGAGAGATGATGGAAGGATTTTCTCAGTTTGGATCACTCTCCCGAGATCAAAATGGGGAAATAAATGAAGAAATAAATAAACAAATAACCTTAGAATATACGGTTGTAGGTTTCATTAAGCGCCCTAATTGGGAACCATCATCAGCAGGTTATACGATCATTTCTTATTTGGATGAAACGATGGTGGGAGAAAATGACGTTGTTAATGCATCGGTCATATTAAAGGAAGTGGATCAATCTTTATACACTCATGCTGAAGCTTTAGCGAAAACGAATAACATCCAATCGGTATACTATCATAATAGCTTACTTCAGTATTACGGTGTCACGGATGATGATCCGTTACAAGGTACATTACTAACATTTTTCTCAATATTGATGAGTGTCATCATGATTGGTTCGGTATCTTTAATATATAATGCTTTTGCTATTTCCGTATCAGAACGCACCCGTCATTTAGGCATGCTCTCGAGTGTTGGCGCGACGGGAAAGCAGAAGCGCAACTCGGTCTTTTTTGAAGGGGCCTTGATTGGTTTAATCAGTATTCCATTAGGCATAGTGGGAGGACTGGCTGGAATAGGCGTAACCTTTTGGGTAATCAATTCACTTTTTCAAGAAGCATTTGAGGTAACAGAATCATTGAAGGTAACGGTCACACCGTTGACGCTTCTCATTACTTCTATTCTATCGGTGTTGACGATCTTTATTTCAACGTATCTCCCAGCAAGAAAAGCAGCAAAAATATCTGCTATTGATGCTATTCGTCAAGCAACGGAAGTGAAGCTAACGGGTAAAACGGTTAAAACATCGAAGCTTATTCGAAAGCTATTCGGATTTGAAGCAGAAGTTGGTCTGAAAAACTTAAAAAGGAACAAACGAAAGTATCAAGCAACTGTCTTTTCGCTTGTCATTAGTATTGTCTTATTTTTAACGGTCTCTTTCTTTACCGATAATTTAAAGAAATCGGTTGAGCTTACACAAGAAGGAATTCAATATGATATTGTGGTTCATGGAATACAAGATAAGCAGTTAGCAGAACAATTGGTTAAAGCAGCGGGGTCCATGGATGAAGTAACGGAGTATTACCCCGTAACATCTTTATCAGGGAGAGCTCTCATTGATCAATCAGAACTAAATGATGAACTAAAAAACCAAGTGAAGAATGACCCAAGTATTTTACAAAATGGTCATTACTCTTACTTTTTAAAATTGATTGCTCTAGATGAAGAAACGTTAAAGGCCTATGCGAAGGACGTAGGGCTAGATTATGAAACGTTACAAAGCACAGAAAATATAGCAGGTATTGTCATTAATAGAAGCTTCGAAATTTTCAATGATAACCGTATTGAATCAGAAACGATTCAGACAGCTGTTGGTGAAAAAATCGATATAAATACAAGAGTTAATATTGATCCAAGTGTAGAGCAAAACAATTCTCATATGCAAACAGTAGAGATTGCCGCTAAGACTGATCAATTACCTGTAGGAGTTAGCACAGGTGGGTTCTCTGATTTAAATGTGGTGGTTTCAAAAGCGGCCCTTGCTCAATTGTATAGTGAAAATGAAGAGGAAGAACAGTTCATTAATACACAATTATTTATTAATAGTAAGGATCCATTAGCTACACAATATGAGTTAGAAGCCATCGATCCTCTCCTTTTTGTATCCAATGAACATCAGTATAGACAGCAGGAAGAGAATATGATTTTGATCATCTCGGTCTTTACGTATGGTTTTATCGTGTTAATTACGTTGATCTCTGTTGCTAATATCTTTAATACGATTTCAACGAGTATTTCCTTACGTAAACGAGAATTTGCGATGTTAAAATCAGTTGGAATGACTCCGAAAGGATTTAATAAAATGATTCGGTATGAAAGTATCTTTTATGGCTTGAAGTCCTTATTATATGGTCTTCCGATTAGTTTGATCATTTTGTACTTGATGCATCGCTCATTGATGAACTCTTTTACGTTTGACTTAACGCTTCCTTGGGCAAGAATTCTCTTTGTCATTGCTGTTGTCCTCTTAATTGTAGGGGGGCTTATGCAATATTCAAGCGCGAAAATAAAGAAAGAGAACATTATTGATGCGTTAAAACAAGAGAATATTTAG
- a CDS encoding response regulator transcription factor, producing the protein MKILLVEDDKTIATGLEYSLQQDQFSTVLCHDVASAKKIISEGLSQFALCLFDVSLPDGTGYELCQYVKEISDIPVIFLTASDDEVNIVMGLDMGADDYITKPFRIRELLSRIKSVLRRYQKQGQPNTMIAIHNIKINTLEGKVYKQGNEVDLTALEYRLLLIFANHIGQVLSRNQLLERIWDIAGDFVNDNTLTVYIKRLREKLEDNPQNPTIIKTVRGLGYKVGE; encoded by the coding sequence ATGAAAATATTACTTGTAGAAGATGATAAAACGATTGCAACTGGACTTGAGTATTCATTACAGCAAGATCAGTTTTCTACGGTTCTTTGTCATGATGTCGCATCTGCAAAAAAAATAATTTCCGAAGGACTAAGTCAATTTGCTTTATGTCTATTTGATGTATCCCTTCCTGATGGAACTGGTTATGAATTATGCCAATATGTGAAAGAGATAAGTGATATTCCCGTTATCTTTTTAACTGCGAGTGATGATGAAGTAAATATCGTAATGGGGCTTGATATGGGAGCAGATGATTATATAACAAAACCTTTTCGAATTCGTGAGCTTCTTTCCAGAATAAAATCGGTGTTAAGAAGGTACCAAAAACAAGGTCAACCGAATACGATGATTGCCATTCATAATATAAAAATAAATACGCTTGAAGGCAAAGTATATAAACAGGGGAATGAAGTGGATTTGACTGCTTTAGAGTACCGTTTACTACTTATCTTTGCCAATCATATCGGTCAAGTTCTCTCTCGGAATCAGTTGTTAGAACGAATTTGGGATATTGCTGGAGACTTTGTAAATGATAACACATTAACGGTTTACATAAAGAGACTTCGAGAAAAATTAGAGGATAACCCCCAAAATCCAACGATTATTAAAACAGTACGTGGTTTGGGCTATAAGGTGGGGGAATAA
- a CDS encoding ABC transporter ATP-binding protein: MEIVKIDHLSKIYGKDEMAVKALDDVSFSIEKGEFVAIIGPSGSGKSTLMHMLGGVDRPTSGTVKINDTDIYNLNETQLAIFRRRQIGLIYQFYNLIPTLTVEENITLPLLLDGHTVDKQRLSDIVTTLNLDKRLNHLPNQLSGGQQQRVSIGRALISQPALMLADEPTGNLDSKNSREIMDLLLAFNKSYQQTLVLITHDDRIALQADRIITIEDGKVVKDERVRS, translated from the coding sequence ATGGAAATTGTAAAAATAGATCATTTATCAAAAATATACGGAAAAGATGAAATGGCGGTTAAAGCACTCGATGATGTTTCATTTTCAATAGAAAAAGGAGAGTTTGTTGCCATTATTGGACCGTCGGGTTCTGGGAAATCGACGCTTATGCATATGCTGGGTGGGGTGGATCGACCGACGAGCGGAACGGTAAAAATAAATGATACAGATATATATAACTTAAATGAAACACAGCTAGCCATCTTCAGACGTAGACAAATCGGGTTAATTTATCAGTTTTATAATCTCATTCCAACGTTAACGGTTGAAGAAAATATTACCCTCCCGTTGTTGCTTGATGGACATACGGTGGATAAGCAGCGCTTATCGGACATCGTTACTACGTTAAATCTTGATAAACGGTTGAACCATTTACCAAATCAATTGTCAGGTGGGCAACAGCAACGTGTCTCAATTGGTAGAGCGCTCATTAGTCAGCCTGCCTTAATGCTAGCAGATGAACCGACAGGAAATCTTGATAGCAAAAATAGTCGTGAAATCATGGATTTATTACTAGCATTCAATAAATCCTATCAGCAAACATTAGTGTTGATTACTCACGATGATCGAATTGCCCTTCAAGCCGACCGAATTATCACGATTGAAGATGGTAAAGTTGTAAAAGATGAGAGAGTTCGCTCATGA